In Drosophila pseudoobscura strain MV-25-SWS-2005 chromosome 4, UCI_Dpse_MV25, whole genome shotgun sequence, the following proteins share a genomic window:
- the tim gene encoding protein timeless isoform X1 encodes MDWLLTAPQLHSAFASLGSLEGDTYVVSPNALSILEEINHKLTYEDQTLRTFRRAICFGQNVRSDLIPLLENAKDDAVLESVIRILVNLTVPVECLFSVDVMYRTDVGRHTIFELNKLLYTSKEAFTEAKSTKSVVEYMKHILESDPKLSPQKCDQINNCLLLLRNILHIPETHGICVMPMMQSNNLHGITMQNTILWNLFIQSIDKLLIYLMTCPQRSFWGVTMVQLIALIYKDQHVSTLQKLLDLWFEASLSESSEDNESNTTPPKQGSGESSPMLTSDPTGSDSSDNGSQGRGMSISMSLNMSMSMSMNVSMSSLCGKKETPEERQLALWEGTEATLQEVSRKGQEYQDAIDAKERMGSAGIDDDEDYEDSDFIHLQLHQAMQAEEEDEECDNEVAAASSEPLNLKTQPADNVNDTTTTTSLSSSIMPFRSPLPVGSRPSYSHAPPQHQSYAAYVAAIKLSQKSPHAGKLQLTKGKCCPQKRECSSTQSELSDCGYATQVENQESVSTSSNDDDMPQGKPLHQKPPCNTKLRNKQRPILPPLDKKELRRKKLVKRSKSSLINMKGLVQHIPTDDDIANLLKEFTVDFLLKGYNYLVEDLHAQLLTNTLPIDTSHFFWLVTYFLKFAAQLELDMEHIDTILTYDVLSYLTYEGVMQCEQLEQCARQRDSDLKPHLRRMHLLVTAIREFLQAIEAYNKVSHLSDDDRDHLRQLHIQIADTSDLHCLFVLLLRRFNPTIYSKQYLQDLIVTNHILLLILDNRPQLDGKKTENLTQHVAQFATLEVMHYYGILLEDFTSNGEFVNDCIFTMMHHVGGDLEQIGVLFQPIILKTYSRIWEMEFTLCDDWSDLIEYVINKFMNTPPKTPMTIPTTSLTAMTKEHNLEHAKCSWNADEMDTLYWYFVQSRSTNDVVGKIVRLFSNNGNKEKSRISIIQQLLQQDIITLLEYDDLMRYEDAEYQRTLLNTPTSVTTESGIEMKDGGFGRPSGDIQILLDLIIKDQKGQHLEWVQKVLLECCYIKLNLKSGRQMPHIMEPVAYHYILLHKSIPVVQWNNEQSAAMMYQPFVLLLHKLGIQLPVDAGSIFARIPDYWSAAQMYGMAKKLGPVNKQALKFDATELEEAAAAAAASAAASAASMRSHHNRGPRNSLSSQSSLEVDMGDTDGELPLIPEVDAAVEKAHAMDCSSSSNNEFFAVPKVKTANTMMRYTPDTTPPVPNWLQLVMRSKRNPRPAPIGEINDCISSTAIVKGDDECKSSRSLCSTMYQTGQTMAMTPMPSMNAIHPLNTMSIMPRLHSIMGPHNENSSSSGCGGTVYSQAMGVLMTTSAVGAIMRGDVEEDAAIKSSFEKLEVKGTHFARASHLEEEYSAMVADAFKNEIFNDNVSVASDLTRMYVSDEDEKHEFRVYPAHTIIESESKISWKGEKKGRKGKGQ; translated from the exons ATGGATTGGTTACTAACGGCGCCACAGTTGCACAGCGCATTCGCTTCGCTGGGTTCCCTGGAGGGTGACACCTACGTTGTCAGTCCGAATGCATTGT CCATTCTAGAGGAGATCAACCACAAGCTCACGTATGAGGACCAAACGCTGCGCACCTTTCGCCGGGCCATCTGTTTTGGCCAGAATGTACGATCCGATCTGATACCATTGCTGGAGAATGCCAAGGATGATGCGGTGCTGGAGTCGGTTATCCGGATACTGGTTAATCTCACAGTGCCGGTGGAGTGTCTGTTCTCCGTGGATGTGATGTACCGCACCGATGTGGGTCGTCACACCATCTTCGAGCTGAACAAGCTGCTGTACACCAGCAAGGAGGCATTCACCGAGGCGAAGAGCACCAAGAGCGTGGTGGAGTACATGAAGCACATCCTAGAGTCTGATCCCAAGCTGTCGCCGCAGAAGTGTGACCAGATCAACaactgtctgctgctgctgcgcaacATCCTTCACATACCGGAAACGCACGGGATTTGTGTGATGCCGATGATGCAGTCCAACAATCTGCATGGCATCACCATGCAGAACACCATTCTCTGGAATCTGTTCATCCAGAGCATCGACAAGCTGCTCATCTACCTGATGACCTGTCCGCAGCGCTCCTTCTGGGGCGTCACCATGGTGCAGTTGATCGCGCTGATCTACAAGGACCAGCACGTGAGCACTCTGCAGAAGCTGCTCGATCTCTGGTTCGAGGCATCGCTTTCGGAGAGCTCCGAGGACAATGAGAGCAACACGACACCCCCGAAGCAGGGCAGCGGCGAGTCCAGTCCCATGCTGACCTCGGATCCCACTGGATCGGATTCCTCGGACAATGGCAGCCAGGGACGCGGTATGAGCATCAGCATGAGCCTGAACATGAGCATGAGCATGAGCATGAACGTCAGCATGAGCAGTCTCTGTGGCAAGAAGGAGACCCCCGAAGAGCGGCAGCTGGCCTTATGGGAGGGCACCGAAGCCACTCTCCAGGAGGTGAGCCGCAAGGGTCAGGAGTATCAGGATGCTATCGATGCGAAAGAGCGCATGGGATCTGCTGGGATTGACGATGATGAGGATTATGAGGACTCCGATTTTATACATCTGCAACTCCACCAAGCCATgcaggccgaggaggaggacgaggagtgTGACAACGAGGTGGCGGCCGCGTCCTCGGAACCCTTGAATCTTAAAACACAACCAGCTGACAATGTCAACGACACTACCACAACCACGAGTCTATCCAGCAGTATCATGCCGTTCAGGTCACCCCTGCCCGTCGGCAGTCGGCCATCTTACTCGCATGCCCCGCCGCAGCACCAGAGCTATGCGGCCTATGTGGCAGCCATCAAGCTGAGCCAGAAGTCCCCACATGCCGGCAAACTGCAGCTGACGAAAGGCAAATGCTGTCCCCAGAAACGAGAATGTTCCTCGACGCAGTCGGAGCTCTCGGACTGCGGCTATGCCACGCAGGTGGAGAACCAGGAGTCTGTATCCACCTCCAGCAACGATGATGACATGCCGCAGGGCAAGCCGTTGCACCAGAAACCGCCATGCAACACAAAGCTCAGGAATAAGCAGCGTCCAATTCTGCCGCCCCTGGACAAGAAGGAGCTGCGGCGCAAGAAGCTAGTGAAGCGCAGTAAGAGTAGTCT CATCAACATGAAGGGCCTCGTGCAGCATATACCCACGGACGATGATATTGCCAATCTACTCAAGGAGTTCACCGTCGACTTTCTCCTCAAGGGCTACAATTATTTGGTGGAAGACCTGCATGCCCAGTTGCTCACAAATACA CTACCCATTGACACGTCGCACTTTTTCTGGCTGGTCACGTACTTCCTGAAGTTTGCAGCACAACTGGAGCTGGACATGGAGCACATTGACACGATACTCACCTACGATGTCCTCAGTTACCTCACCTACGAGGGTGTCATGCAGTGCGAGCAATTGGAGCAGTGTGCAAGGCAACGGGACAGTGACCTGAAGCCCCATCTCCGACGCATGCATCTCCTGGTGACGGCCATCAGGGAGTTCCTTCAGGCCATCGAGGCATACAATAAGGTTTCGCACCTCTCGGACGATGATCGCGATCATCTGCGGCAATTGCACATACAAATAGCGGACACGTCCGATCTGCATTGTctgtttgtgctgctgctgcgacgcTTCAACCCCACCATCTATTCGAAGCAGTATCTGCAGGATCTGATCGTGACCAATCACATACTCCTACTCATTCTGGACAATCGACCACAGCTGGATGGCAAAAAGACCGAAAATCTAACACAGCACGTTGCACA ATTCGCCACTTTGGAGGTAATGCATTACTATGGCATCCTACTGGAGGACTTTACCAGCAATGGAGAGTTTGTCAACGATTGCATCTTTACCATGATGCATCATGTAGGTGGAGATCTGGAACAGATTGGTGTCTTATTTCAACCGATCATTCTGAAGACATATTCACGCATTTGGGAGATGGAATTCACTTTGTGTGAT GACTGGTCTGATCTTATCGAATATGTCATCAACAAGTTTATGAACACACCACCCAAAACACCCATGACTATACCCACAACATCCCTGACAGCCATGACCAAAGAGCATAATCTGGAGCATGCCAAATG CTCTTGGAATGCCGATGAGATGGATACACTATACTGGTATTTTGTACAGAGCAGGAGCACCAACGATGTGGTCGGCAAAATTGTCCGACTCTTCAGCAACAATGGCAATAAAGAAAAATCTCGCATTTCAATcatccagcagctgctgcaacag GATATCATAACCCTTCTGGAGTACGATGACCTGATGAGGTACGAGGATGCTGAATATCAGAGAACGCTGTTGAACACCCCTACATCGGTGACCACCGAATCGGGAATTGAGATGAAGGATGGTGGCTTTGGCAGGCCATCAGGTGATATACAG ATTCTTCTGGATCTAATCATCAAAGATCAAAAGGGCCAGCACTTGGAATGGGTGCAAAAGGTGCTCTTAGAATGCTGTTACATCAAATTGAACCTCAAGTCAGGCAGACAGATGCCACACATTATGGAACCAGTGGCCTATCACTACATCCTCCTGCACAAGTCCATCCCGGTGGTGCAGTGGAACAACGAGCAGTCGGCCGCGATGATGTATCAGCCATTCGTTCTGCTCCTGCATAAGCTGGGCATCCAGCTGCCAGTAGATGCGGGCTCGATCTTTGCTCGGATACCAGACTACTGGTCCGCGGCGCAGATGTACGGGATGGCCAAGAAGCTGGGACCCGTGAATAAAC AAGCCCTCAAGTTCGATGCCACCGAATTGGAagaagcagccgcagccgctgcggcCAGTGCGGCGGCCAGTGCTGCGTCCATGCGATCCCATCACAACAGAGGACCCCGCAATTCACTCAGCTCGCAGAGCAGCCTGGAGGTAGATATGGGCGATACAGACGGTGAATTACCCCTCATTCCCGAAGTGGATGCAGCTGTGGAGAAGGCCCATGCCATGGACTGCAGCTCTAGCTCGAACAATGAGTTCTTTGCTGTGCCCAAGGTCAAGACAGCCAATACAATGATGAG ATATACACCCGATACGACGCCCCCAGTTCCCAATTGGCTGCAGTTGGTCATGCGAAGCAAACGGAATCCACGCCCGGCTCCCATTGGAGAGATCAATGATTG TATTTCGAGTACAGCAATCGTAAAAGGCGATGACGAGTGCAAAAGTAGCAGGTCCCTGTGTTCCACTATGTATCAGACAGGACAGACGATGGCAATGACGCCAATGCCATCCATGAATGCCATTCATCCGTTGAATACCATGAGCATTATGCCGCGATTGCACAGCATCATGGGGCCGCATAacgagaacagcagcagctctggCTGCGGCGGTACTGTGTACTCCCAGGCAATGGGCGTACTGATGACCACCTCTGCGGTGGGGGCCATAATGCGTGGCGATGTGGAGGAGGATGCGGCAATAAAGTCATCGTTCGAGAAACTGGAGGTCAAGGGCACGCATTTTGCCCGGGCCAGCCATTTGGAGGAGGAATATAGCGCCATGGTGGCGGATGCCTTCAAGAACGAGATCTTCAA CGACAATGTTTCGGTGGCTTCCGATCTGACGCGAATGTATGTGAGCGATGAGGATGAGAAACACGAGTTCCGTGTGTACCCCGCACACACTATCattgaaagcgagagcaaaatCTCGTGGAAAGGAgagaaaaaaggaaggaaggggAAGGGACAGTAG
- the tim gene encoding protein timeless isoform X2, whose translation MDWLLTAPQLHSAFASLGSLEGDTYVVSPNALSILEEINHKLTYEDQTLRTFRRAICFGQNVRSDLIPLLENAKDDAVLESVIRILVNLTVPVECLFSVDVMYRTDVGRHTIFELNKLLYTSKEAFTEAKSTKSVVEYMKHILESDPKLSPQKCDQINNCLLLLRNILHIPETHGICVMPMMQSNNLHGITMQNTILWNLFIQSIDKLLIYLMTCPQRSFWGVTMVQLIALIYKDQHVSTLQKLLDLWFEASLSESSEDNESNTTPPKQGSGESSPMLTSDPTGSDSSDNGSQGRGMSISMSLNMSMSMSMNVSMSSLCGKKETPEERQLALWEGTEATLQEVSRKGQEYQDAIDAKERMGSAGIDDDEDYEDSDFIHLQLHQAMQAEEEDEECDNEVAAASSEPLNLKTQPADNVNDTTTTTSLSSSIMPFRSPLPVGSRPSYSHAPPQHQSYAAYVAAIKLSQKSPHAGKLQLTKGKCCPQKRECSSTQSELSDCGYATQVENQESVSTSSNDDDMPQGKPLHQKPPCNTKLRNKQRPILPPLDKKELRRKKLVKRSKSSLINMKGLVQHIPTDDDIANLLKEFTVDFLLKGYNYLVEDLHAQLLTNTLPIDTSHFFWLVTYFLKFAAQLELDMEHIDTILTYDVLSYLTYEGVMQCEQLEQCARQRDSDLKPHLRRMHLLVTAIREFLQAIEAYNKVSHLSDDDRDHLRQLHIQIADTSDLHCLFVLLLRRFNPTIYSKQYLQDLIVTNHILLLILDNRPQLDGKKTENLTQHVAQFATLEVMHYYGILLEDFTSNGEFVNDCIFTMMHHVGGDLEQIGVLFQPIILKTYSRIWEMEFTLCDDWSDLIEYVINKFMNTPPKTPMTIPTTSLTAMTKEHNLEHAKCSWNADEMDTLYWYFVQSRSTNDVVGKIVRLFSNNGNKEKSRISIIQQLLQQDIITLLEYDDLMRYEDAEYQRTLLNTPTSVTTESGIEMKDGGFGRPSGDIQILLDLIIKDQKGQHLEWVQKVLLECCYIKLNLKSGRQMPHIMEPVAYHYILLHKSIPVVQWNNEQSAAMMYQPFVLLLHKLGIQLPVDAGSIFARIPDYWSAAQMYGMAKKLGPVNKQALKFDATELEEAAAAAAASAAASAASMRSHHNRGPRNSLSSQSSLEVDMGDTDGELPLIPEVDAAVEKAHAMDCSSSSNNEFFAVPKVKTANTMMRYTPDTTPPVPNWLQLVMRSKRNPRPAPIGEINDCISSTAIVKGDDECKSSRSLCSTMYQTGQTMAMTPMPSMNAIHPLNTMSIMPRLHSIMGPHNENSSSSGCGGTVYSQAMGVLMTTSAVGAIMRGDVEEDAAIKSSFEKLEVKGTHFARASHLEEEYSAMVADAFKNEIFK comes from the exons ATGGATTGGTTACTAACGGCGCCACAGTTGCACAGCGCATTCGCTTCGCTGGGTTCCCTGGAGGGTGACACCTACGTTGTCAGTCCGAATGCATTGT CCATTCTAGAGGAGATCAACCACAAGCTCACGTATGAGGACCAAACGCTGCGCACCTTTCGCCGGGCCATCTGTTTTGGCCAGAATGTACGATCCGATCTGATACCATTGCTGGAGAATGCCAAGGATGATGCGGTGCTGGAGTCGGTTATCCGGATACTGGTTAATCTCACAGTGCCGGTGGAGTGTCTGTTCTCCGTGGATGTGATGTACCGCACCGATGTGGGTCGTCACACCATCTTCGAGCTGAACAAGCTGCTGTACACCAGCAAGGAGGCATTCACCGAGGCGAAGAGCACCAAGAGCGTGGTGGAGTACATGAAGCACATCCTAGAGTCTGATCCCAAGCTGTCGCCGCAGAAGTGTGACCAGATCAACaactgtctgctgctgctgcgcaacATCCTTCACATACCGGAAACGCACGGGATTTGTGTGATGCCGATGATGCAGTCCAACAATCTGCATGGCATCACCATGCAGAACACCATTCTCTGGAATCTGTTCATCCAGAGCATCGACAAGCTGCTCATCTACCTGATGACCTGTCCGCAGCGCTCCTTCTGGGGCGTCACCATGGTGCAGTTGATCGCGCTGATCTACAAGGACCAGCACGTGAGCACTCTGCAGAAGCTGCTCGATCTCTGGTTCGAGGCATCGCTTTCGGAGAGCTCCGAGGACAATGAGAGCAACACGACACCCCCGAAGCAGGGCAGCGGCGAGTCCAGTCCCATGCTGACCTCGGATCCCACTGGATCGGATTCCTCGGACAATGGCAGCCAGGGACGCGGTATGAGCATCAGCATGAGCCTGAACATGAGCATGAGCATGAGCATGAACGTCAGCATGAGCAGTCTCTGTGGCAAGAAGGAGACCCCCGAAGAGCGGCAGCTGGCCTTATGGGAGGGCACCGAAGCCACTCTCCAGGAGGTGAGCCGCAAGGGTCAGGAGTATCAGGATGCTATCGATGCGAAAGAGCGCATGGGATCTGCTGGGATTGACGATGATGAGGATTATGAGGACTCCGATTTTATACATCTGCAACTCCACCAAGCCATgcaggccgaggaggaggacgaggagtgTGACAACGAGGTGGCGGCCGCGTCCTCGGAACCCTTGAATCTTAAAACACAACCAGCTGACAATGTCAACGACACTACCACAACCACGAGTCTATCCAGCAGTATCATGCCGTTCAGGTCACCCCTGCCCGTCGGCAGTCGGCCATCTTACTCGCATGCCCCGCCGCAGCACCAGAGCTATGCGGCCTATGTGGCAGCCATCAAGCTGAGCCAGAAGTCCCCACATGCCGGCAAACTGCAGCTGACGAAAGGCAAATGCTGTCCCCAGAAACGAGAATGTTCCTCGACGCAGTCGGAGCTCTCGGACTGCGGCTATGCCACGCAGGTGGAGAACCAGGAGTCTGTATCCACCTCCAGCAACGATGATGACATGCCGCAGGGCAAGCCGTTGCACCAGAAACCGCCATGCAACACAAAGCTCAGGAATAAGCAGCGTCCAATTCTGCCGCCCCTGGACAAGAAGGAGCTGCGGCGCAAGAAGCTAGTGAAGCGCAGTAAGAGTAGTCT CATCAACATGAAGGGCCTCGTGCAGCATATACCCACGGACGATGATATTGCCAATCTACTCAAGGAGTTCACCGTCGACTTTCTCCTCAAGGGCTACAATTATTTGGTGGAAGACCTGCATGCCCAGTTGCTCACAAATACA CTACCCATTGACACGTCGCACTTTTTCTGGCTGGTCACGTACTTCCTGAAGTTTGCAGCACAACTGGAGCTGGACATGGAGCACATTGACACGATACTCACCTACGATGTCCTCAGTTACCTCACCTACGAGGGTGTCATGCAGTGCGAGCAATTGGAGCAGTGTGCAAGGCAACGGGACAGTGACCTGAAGCCCCATCTCCGACGCATGCATCTCCTGGTGACGGCCATCAGGGAGTTCCTTCAGGCCATCGAGGCATACAATAAGGTTTCGCACCTCTCGGACGATGATCGCGATCATCTGCGGCAATTGCACATACAAATAGCGGACACGTCCGATCTGCATTGTctgtttgtgctgctgctgcgacgcTTCAACCCCACCATCTATTCGAAGCAGTATCTGCAGGATCTGATCGTGACCAATCACATACTCCTACTCATTCTGGACAATCGACCACAGCTGGATGGCAAAAAGACCGAAAATCTAACACAGCACGTTGCACA ATTCGCCACTTTGGAGGTAATGCATTACTATGGCATCCTACTGGAGGACTTTACCAGCAATGGAGAGTTTGTCAACGATTGCATCTTTACCATGATGCATCATGTAGGTGGAGATCTGGAACAGATTGGTGTCTTATTTCAACCGATCATTCTGAAGACATATTCACGCATTTGGGAGATGGAATTCACTTTGTGTGAT GACTGGTCTGATCTTATCGAATATGTCATCAACAAGTTTATGAACACACCACCCAAAACACCCATGACTATACCCACAACATCCCTGACAGCCATGACCAAAGAGCATAATCTGGAGCATGCCAAATG CTCTTGGAATGCCGATGAGATGGATACACTATACTGGTATTTTGTACAGAGCAGGAGCACCAACGATGTGGTCGGCAAAATTGTCCGACTCTTCAGCAACAATGGCAATAAAGAAAAATCTCGCATTTCAATcatccagcagctgctgcaacag GATATCATAACCCTTCTGGAGTACGATGACCTGATGAGGTACGAGGATGCTGAATATCAGAGAACGCTGTTGAACACCCCTACATCGGTGACCACCGAATCGGGAATTGAGATGAAGGATGGTGGCTTTGGCAGGCCATCAGGTGATATACAG ATTCTTCTGGATCTAATCATCAAAGATCAAAAGGGCCAGCACTTGGAATGGGTGCAAAAGGTGCTCTTAGAATGCTGTTACATCAAATTGAACCTCAAGTCAGGCAGACAGATGCCACACATTATGGAACCAGTGGCCTATCACTACATCCTCCTGCACAAGTCCATCCCGGTGGTGCAGTGGAACAACGAGCAGTCGGCCGCGATGATGTATCAGCCATTCGTTCTGCTCCTGCATAAGCTGGGCATCCAGCTGCCAGTAGATGCGGGCTCGATCTTTGCTCGGATACCAGACTACTGGTCCGCGGCGCAGATGTACGGGATGGCCAAGAAGCTGGGACCCGTGAATAAAC AAGCCCTCAAGTTCGATGCCACCGAATTGGAagaagcagccgcagccgctgcggcCAGTGCGGCGGCCAGTGCTGCGTCCATGCGATCCCATCACAACAGAGGACCCCGCAATTCACTCAGCTCGCAGAGCAGCCTGGAGGTAGATATGGGCGATACAGACGGTGAATTACCCCTCATTCCCGAAGTGGATGCAGCTGTGGAGAAGGCCCATGCCATGGACTGCAGCTCTAGCTCGAACAATGAGTTCTTTGCTGTGCCCAAGGTCAAGACAGCCAATACAATGATGAG ATATACACCCGATACGACGCCCCCAGTTCCCAATTGGCTGCAGTTGGTCATGCGAAGCAAACGGAATCCACGCCCGGCTCCCATTGGAGAGATCAATGATTG TATTTCGAGTACAGCAATCGTAAAAGGCGATGACGAGTGCAAAAGTAGCAGGTCCCTGTGTTCCACTATGTATCAGACAGGACAGACGATGGCAATGACGCCAATGCCATCCATGAATGCCATTCATCCGTTGAATACCATGAGCATTATGCCGCGATTGCACAGCATCATGGGGCCGCATAacgagaacagcagcagctctggCTGCGGCGGTACTGTGTACTCCCAGGCAATGGGCGTACTGATGACCACCTCTGCGGTGGGGGCCATAATGCGTGGCGATGTGGAGGAGGATGCGGCAATAAAGTCATCGTTCGAGAAACTGGAGGTCAAGGGCACGCATTTTGCCCGGGCCAGCCATTTGGAGGAGGAATATAGCGCCATGGTGGCGGATGCCTTCAAGAACGAGATCTTCAAGTGA